A single genomic interval of Vulpes vulpes isolate BD-2025 chromosome 3, VulVul3, whole genome shotgun sequence harbors:
- the DCUN1D3 gene encoding DCN1-like protein 3, which yields MGQCVTKCKNPSSTLGSKNGDRDPSSKSHSRRSAGHREEQPPACGKPGGDILVNGTKKAEAATEPCQLPTSSGDAGREPKSNAEESSLQRLEELFRRYKDEREDAILEEGMERFCNDLCVDPTEFRVLLLAWKFQAATMCKFTRKEFFDGCKAISADSIDGICARFPSLLTEAKQEDKFKDLYRFTFQFGLDSEEGQRSLHREIAIALWKLVFTQNNPPVLDQWLNFLTENPSGIKGISRDTWNMFLNFTQVIGPDLSNYSEDEAWPSLFDTFVEWEMERRKREGEGRGALSSGPEGLCPGEQT from the exons ATGGGCCAGTGTGTCACCAAGTGCAAGAATCCCTCATCAACCCTGGGCAGCAAGAATGGAGACCGTGACCCCAGCAGCAAGTCACACAGCAGACGGAGCGCAGGCCACCGTGAGGAACAGCCACCAGCGTGTGGCAAGCCAGGCGGGGATATCCTTGTGAATGGGACCAAGAAGGCGGAGGCTGCCACTGAGCCCTGCCAGCTGCCAACGTCCTCTGGAGATGCCGGGAGGGAGCCCAAGTCCAATGCTGAGGAGTCTTCCCTGCAGAGGCTGGAAGAACTGTTTAGGCGCTACAAGGATGAGCGGGAGGATGCAATTTTGGAGGAAGGCATGGAGCGCTTTTGCAATGACTTATGTGTTGACCCCACAGAATTTCGAGTGCTGCTCTTGGCTTGGAAGTTCCAGGCTGCTACCATGTGCAAATTCACCAG GAAGGAGTTTTTTGATGGCTGCAAAGCAATAAGTGCAGACAGCATTGATGGGATCTGTGCACGATTCCCTAGCCTCTTAACAGAAGCCAAACAAGAGGATAAATTCAAGGATCTCTACCGGTTTACATTTCAGTTTGGTCTGGACTCTGAAGAAGGGCAGCGGTCACTGCATCGGGAAATAGCCATTGCCCTGTGGAAATTAGTCTTTACCCAGAACAATCCTCCAGTATTGGACCAGTGGCTAAACTTTCTAACGGAGAATCCCTCGGGGATCAAGGGCATCTCCCGGGACACTTGGAACATGTTCCTTAACTTCACTCAGGTGATTGGCCCTGACCTCAGCAACTACAGTGAAGATGAGGCCTGGCCAAGTCTCTTCGATACCTTTGTGGAGTGGGAAATGGAGCGAAGGAAacgagaaggggaagggagaggtgcACTCAGCTCAGGGCCCGAGGGCTTGTGTCCCGGGGAGCAGACTTAG